A stretch of the Parabacteroides timonensis genome encodes the following:
- a CDS encoding PP2C family protein-serine/threonine phosphatase has protein sequence MAIKILSVDDELDLERLLTQYFRRKIKKGEYEFYFAHNGLEALQLMLVQPDFDVILSDINMPEMDGLTLLAKINEMQNPALKCIMVSAYGDMENIRSAMNQGAFDFTTKPINLEDLERTIEKAAEQISFIKKAQQEHSQLESIRNDLHIAQEIQQTILPKTFPPFPELKSFDIYAYMNAAKYVGGDFYDFFRIDQDRLGFVIADVAGKGVPAAIFMAISRTVIRTIALNENSAAMCMQRSNAFLCQENTNEMFVTVFYGILNLNTGLVTYCNAGHNPPILMKADNTVVSVPLTNDFILGSIDDITYHEKTLQLLPGDNLLLYTDGITEAMNTRHEQYSEQRLLENCQELIGKSPKEIVDKITEQVGKFVVGAVQSDDITLLSITYQG, from the coding sequence ATGGCTATAAAAATATTAAGTGTAGATGATGAATTAGACCTGGAAAGGTTGCTTACCCAATACTTCCGTCGCAAGATAAAGAAAGGAGAATATGAATTCTATTTTGCGCACAACGGACTGGAAGCACTTCAACTCATGCTTGTCCAACCGGATTTCGATGTTATATTAAGCGACATCAATATGCCGGAAATGGACGGGTTGACATTGCTTGCCAAAATAAACGAGATGCAGAATCCGGCTCTGAAATGTATCATGGTTTCAGCCTACGGCGATATGGAGAATATTCGTAGTGCCATGAACCAGGGGGCATTCGACTTTACGACAAAGCCAATCAACCTGGAAGACCTGGAACGTACGATCGAAAAGGCAGCTGAACAGATATCCTTCATCAAGAAGGCACAACAGGAACACTCACAGTTGGAATCTATCCGTAACGACCTGCATATCGCCCAGGAAATACAACAGACCATCCTGCCGAAAACATTTCCGCCGTTTCCGGAATTGAAATCATTCGACATCTACGCCTATATGAATGCGGCTAAATATGTGGGAGGCGACTTTTACGATTTCTTCCGCATAGACCAGGATCGTTTGGGATTCGTAATTGCAGATGTTGCAGGTAAAGGAGTCCCGGCTGCCATCTTTATGGCGATCAGCCGGACGGTTATCCGGACAATCGCACTGAACGAAAATTCAGCAGCCATGTGTATGCAACGTTCGAATGCATTTCTTTGCCAGGAAAATACAAACGAAATGTTCGTCACCGTATTCTATGGCATACTGAATCTGAATACAGGCCTCGTGACCTATTGCAATGCAGGACACAACCCTCCTATCCTGATGAAAGCAGATAATACAGTTGTATCCGTACCGCTGACAAACGACTTTATATTAGGAAGCATAGACGATATCACCTATCACGAAAAAACTTTACAGCTATTGCCGGGAGACAACCTGTTGCTCTACACCGACGGAATCACAGAAGCGATGAATACCCGCCACGAGCAATACAGCGAACAACGGTTGCTTGAAAACTGTCAGGAGTTGATCGGAAAGAGTCCGAAAGAGATTGTAGACAAAATAACGGAGCAAGTTGGAAAGTTCGTTGTCGGAGCCGTACAATCGGACGACATCACGTTGTTGTCCATCACGTATCAAGGCTAA
- a CDS encoding sensor histidine kinase has protein sequence MNENTQKEIENLRKQISQQEKMASLGLLSAGIAHEIQNPLNFVINFSKVSQKLLKDMQEVLDELGDALPEDSVEEIKEIMSDLEGNMTKIEENGNRASSIVRGILLYSRGKDDEYIPTDLQQLTKEYIWLSYHAVRANNKSFNVAIQENYADDLPLVKIIPQDFSRAILNLMNNACYAVFSKSKEAADTAYQPTIKVSLKKEDNRISLVIEDNGQGISEEVKKKLYTPFFTTKPIGEGTGLGLSITKSIIEQKHNGTIEMESCPGEYTRFTISIPIQQ, from the coding sequence ATGAATGAGAATACCCAAAAAGAGATTGAGAATCTGCGGAAGCAGATCAGCCAGCAGGAAAAGATGGCTTCGCTCGGATTATTGAGTGCCGGTATTGCGCATGAGATACAGAATCCGCTCAACTTCGTAATCAATTTCAGCAAAGTTTCGCAGAAGCTACTAAAGGATATGCAGGAAGTGCTGGACGAGCTCGGGGATGCATTACCGGAAGACTCGGTCGAAGAGATCAAAGAAATTATGTCCGACCTGGAGGGGAATATGACTAAGATCGAAGAGAACGGCAACCGCGCTTCGAGCATTGTGCGTGGCATCCTGCTCTACTCGCGTGGCAAAGACGACGAATATATCCCTACCGACCTGCAACAGCTGACCAAAGAATATATATGGCTTTCTTACCATGCCGTCAGAGCGAATAATAAAAGCTTCAACGTGGCTATACAAGAGAATTATGCCGACGACTTGCCATTGGTAAAGATTATTCCGCAAGACTTCAGTCGTGCCATACTCAACCTGATGAACAACGCCTGTTATGCCGTATTCAGCAAATCGAAAGAGGCAGCCGACACAGCTTACCAGCCCACCATCAAGGTTTCCCTAAAGAAAGAAGACAACCGTATCTCCCTGGTTATAGAAGATAACGGACAGGGTATTTCCGAAGAGGTAAAGAAGAAACTTTATACTCCTTTCTTCACTACAAAGCCGATCGGGGAAGGTACCGGCCTGGGGTTGTCGATCACTAAATCGATTATCGAACAAAAACACAACGGTACGATCGAGATGGAGTCCTGTCCCGGCGAATATACCCGTTTTACTATTTCTATTCCTATCCAACAATAA
- a CDS encoding sensor histidine kinase, translating to MADFDIKEIASLKRQLRIIEKLTLVGWILIIAGLYYDWETVPGIAIVVEIILYILKGRLRKKLKQKEYLAKIVEERTIELRIQRDQVLKESEKLSKALDALAEAQDELVRKEKLATVGQLTQGLVDRILNPVNYINNFAGLSADLIKELKENITDEKAVMTKEIYEDSVEILDMIEGNLQKINEHGCNTVRIVKAMEELLKDRHGDVTVTDLSELCKVNIDVLNKLFKKEIEENQIQINLECPEKPLMVEIDIEQMNKAIGSILKNSIYALLRKLQKESFTPFITIKLEERANNTAFISIYDNGIGIEDNIKDRIFEPFFTTKPSAEAAGVGLYLCREVILNHQGSILAKSEKDNYTEFLITIPISQKRINNE from the coding sequence ATGGCCGACTTCGATATTAAAGAAATAGCTTCCCTCAAAAGACAACTGCGCATCATAGAAAAGTTGACGCTGGTTGGCTGGATACTTATTATTGCAGGCCTTTATTACGATTGGGAAACGGTTCCCGGCATCGCTATCGTTGTAGAGATTATTCTCTATATCTTAAAAGGACGTTTGCGGAAAAAGCTGAAGCAAAAAGAATACCTTGCCAAGATAGTGGAAGAACGTACCATCGAGCTCCGTATCCAGCGCGACCAGGTATTGAAAGAATCGGAAAAACTGTCGAAAGCACTGGATGCTCTGGCCGAAGCGCAGGACGAACTGGTACGGAAGGAAAAGCTGGCAACCGTAGGACAGCTTACACAGGGATTGGTAGACCGTATCCTCAATCCGGTAAACTACATCAATAACTTTGCCGGCCTATCGGCAGACCTGATCAAGGAATTGAAAGAGAACATCACGGACGAGAAAGCCGTCATGACAAAAGAAATCTATGAAGACAGTGTCGAAATACTCGATATGATAGAAGGTAACTTGCAAAAAATCAATGAGCATGGTTGTAACACGGTCCGCATCGTCAAAGCTATGGAAGAGTTGTTGAAAGACCGTCACGGCGATGTTACAGTAACCGATCTGAGCGAGTTGTGTAAGGTCAACATAGATGTTCTCAACAAATTATTCAAAAAAGAAATTGAAGAAAACCAGATACAGATAAACCTCGAATGCCCGGAAAAGCCGCTTATGGTGGAAATCGATATCGAACAGATGAATAAAGCAATAGGCAGCATTCTTAAAAACAGCATTTATGCACTGCTCCGGAAACTCCAGAAAGAAAGTTTCACTCCGTTTATTACGATCAAATTGGAGGAAAGAGCAAACAATACTGCATTTATCAGTATCTATGATAACGGAATAGGTATCGAAGACAATATCAAAGACAGGATATTCGAACCATTTTTTACAACGAAACCTTCGGCTGAAGCAGCCGGTGTCGGGTTGTATCTCTGCCGTGAAGTTATCCTTAACCATCAGGGTTCGATCCTGGCGAAAAGCGAAAAGGATAACTATACTGAATTCCTAATTACAATTCCCATCAGTCAAAAAAGGATCAACAATGAATGA
- a CDS encoding ATP-binding protein gives MTSTLHIKNNPDQLALLYDFLEQQAGRCGIDATLLIQIKLAMDEAVTNVIQYAYPNSEGDIRIDMGCEEGVLKIVVTDNGIRFNPLENQEPDITLSVEERPIGGLGIFLVKQLMTDVRYDRSEGKNILTMTKEIQ, from the coding sequence ATGACCAGCACACTACATATTAAGAATAATCCTGACCAGCTTGCCCTTCTGTATGATTTCCTGGAACAGCAAGCTGGACGTTGCGGTATTGATGCAACATTGCTTATACAGATAAAGTTGGCAATGGACGAAGCTGTAACGAATGTTATTCAATATGCATATCCCAATTCAGAAGGCGATATACGCATTGACATGGGGTGTGAAGAGGGAGTGTTGAAAATAGTTGTGACCGACAACGGCATCCGGTTCAATCCGCTGGAAAATCAGGAACCGGATATAACCCTTTCGGTAGAAGAACGCCCGATCGGCGGACTGGGTATTTTCCTGGTTAAACAATTGATGACGGATGTCAGGTATGACCGTTCCGAAGGAAAGAATATATTAACAATGACCAAAGAAATTCAGTAA
- a CDS encoding STAS domain-containing protein, whose translation MEIKIKHGIETVISLSGQLDTLSSPDLEKEIMDILEKDVKKVILDGTDLSYISSAGLRLLLILQKKMSQKGGTFVLRNIQSSIMDIFKITGFNSFLTIE comes from the coding sequence ATGGAAATAAAAATAAAACACGGAATAGAGACAGTGATCAGTCTTTCCGGTCAACTGGACACCTTGAGTTCGCCCGATTTGGAAAAAGAGATCATGGACATCCTTGAGAAAGATGTAAAGAAAGTAATACTCGATGGCACTGACCTTAGTTATATCAGCAGTGCCGGCCTGCGTTTACTTCTCATTCTACAAAAAAAAATGAGCCAGAAAGGCGGGACTTTCGTGTTGAGGAATATCCAGAGCAGCATTATGGATATATTCAAAATAACCGGATTCAACTCTTTCCTTACCATTGAGTAA